The proteins below are encoded in one region of Myxococcales bacterium:
- the cobA gene encoding uroporphyrinogen-III C-methyltransferase yields MSKQVGKVYLLGAGPGDPGLITCKALRLLEEADVVLHDALIHPELLRHCKTGAQVRFVGKRGGDPKNRQSSINEALIDEARAGHTVVRLKGGDPFLFGRGSEEAEALGAAGIPFEVVPGVPSPMAATAYAGISLTHRELSSSVAYVTATESPEKDRSAHDWAKLATATQTLVLFMGMRKLDVLMQLLMEHGRAADTPAAVVQSASLPSQRTIIGQVSTIAKLAQDANIGMPALTIVGDVVSLRHRLRWYDRKALFGKRIWVTRMSHQASDFSALLRDAGAMPLEAATIVLESLAQSAQVRAAIKTLEDYRWVLFTSANGVHCFFEALQNEGLDARAFGHGKIATIGPATAMALKHYGLRADITPQEYVAESLTEALLASDSKGLKGAKVLIARAQSARDVLPKTLKEAGATVDVLAVYRTKQPTEEAIQELKQSIVNRQVDAVTFTSSSTVEHAVQLLGNEAKDLLSQLVIACIGPITAQTAKNMGLKVDVQAKVTRLLG; encoded by the coding sequence ATGTCAAAGCAAGTTGGAAAGGTTTATTTACTTGGGGCTGGGCCGGGCGATCCTGGCCTTATTACCTGCAAAGCTCTGCGTCTCCTTGAAGAAGCCGACGTGGTGCTCCACGATGCTTTGATTCATCCCGAGCTACTCCGGCATTGCAAAACAGGTGCGCAAGTACGCTTTGTTGGCAAACGCGGCGGCGACCCCAAAAACCGCCAAAGTAGCATCAACGAAGCGCTCATTGACGAAGCGCGAGCCGGCCATACAGTGGTACGGCTCAAAGGAGGCGACCCCTTCCTCTTTGGTCGAGGCTCTGAAGAAGCTGAAGCGCTCGGTGCGGCAGGGATTCCTTTTGAAGTCGTCCCAGGCGTGCCCTCCCCGATGGCCGCTACCGCCTATGCCGGCATCTCCCTGACCCACCGTGAGCTTTCAAGCAGCGTCGCCTATGTCACCGCCACTGAATCTCCTGAAAAAGATCGCAGCGCACACGATTGGGCAAAACTCGCCACCGCTACTCAAACGCTGGTCTTGTTTATGGGCATGCGCAAGCTTGATGTATTGATGCAGCTACTGATGGAACACGGCAGAGCAGCAGACACCCCCGCAGCAGTCGTGCAGTCGGCTTCGCTTCCTTCACAGCGCACCATCATCGGCCAAGTCAGCACCATCGCCAAGCTGGCCCAAGACGCGAACATCGGCATGCCAGCACTTACCATAGTCGGCGACGTGGTTTCGCTGCGTCATCGCTTGCGCTGGTACGATCGAAAAGCCTTGTTTGGCAAACGCATCTGGGTAACACGCATGAGCCATCAAGCCTCCGACTTTTCTGCCTTGTTGCGTGATGCTGGCGCCATGCCCCTTGAAGCCGCAACCATCGTCTTAGAGTCGCTAGCGCAATCGGCTCAAGTACGCGCCGCAATTAAAACACTCGAAGACTACCGCTGGGTCCTATTCACCAGCGCCAACGGCGTACACTGCTTTTTCGAAGCGCTACAAAACGAAGGCCTCGATGCGCGCGCTTTTGGCCATGGGAAAATCGCCACCATCGGCCCTGCCACGGCCATGGCCTTGAAGCACTATGGTCTGCGGGCCGACATCACACCGCAAGAATATGTCGCCGAAAGCCTGACCGAAGCACTTTTAGCAAGCGATAGCAAAGGCCTAAAAGGCGCAAAGGTATTGATAGCCCGTGCACAAAGCGCGCGCGACGTCCTGCCAAAGACGCTGAAGGAAGCCGGAGCAACAGTCGATGTGCTCGCGGTCTACCGCACAAAACAGCCCACCGAAGAAGCGATTCAAGAACTCAAGCAATCCATCGTGAACCGCCAAGTGGATGCGGTCACCTTCACATCATCATCCACCGTCGAGCACGCTGTACAGTTACTTGGAAACGAAGCTAAAGATCTGCTAAGTCAATTAGTCATCGCTTGTATCGGCCCCATCACGGCACAGACCGCTAAAAACATGGGCCTTAAAGTCGACGTGCAAGCAAAAGTTACACGACTACTGGGCTGA